The sequence below is a genomic window from Mercenaria mercenaria strain notata chromosome 14, MADL_Memer_1, whole genome shotgun sequence.
acacacacacacacattcaacCAGTTAAATAACGGTCACTAAGTTAAAATACCGATATGACACATGAATAAGAAGGATATAAAcatatcataaaattaatttatatgaCGCAAGCAGATAATATCATTCATGTAAGTTTCCTTAAGTATATAAGAGGTATCAGTTACGTCTGAAAGTAACGTAATTATGCACCTGCTGTGTTACAATTTCATTCAAAAGCttcaaggtttatctattttagaaattgacTTTCTTAACATTCGTCAGTACTAACTGcacaagattttaaaaatttcacttgattatatatattacagaataaacaaacatatagttaatcaataaaataaactgtattgtattatttcatttttaacgtaCTACAATGGCGTCGCCTTCTCTGCCTATGTCACAGTTTAACAATTTATCTATGTGATTCGGAAGTAGATTTGattgttaatattttataaatcttCCCGAACGTTTCTTGTTATAGATCATATTGGTTTTTATTATTCTGAACTGCACTATGGTGaatataatgtaatgtaataCATCTGTGATGTTCTTATTTAAACTTGGAATAGGTTTGATGAACTAAGATTATTGTTACAGTGTACGAGTACACTAAACGACCCGTCCCATTACCATATTATAATTATGACAGTTTAATATTTTATAGGATCGGTAAAGCTGAACGCTATGTGATAAACTTAACATCAAACACAATTTAGTCTCAATATGAATACAGGGTACAcgtttaatattataaattatgttttagtaCATGTCTTAAATAGTTCAGAAcagatataataattttaaagtgcAACAGTAAGTCTGACCTAATATAAGTATAGTATGTTGTAAGCCATGGTTTGGAAGTAACCGCCCAAAACTCTCTGATTATGACGAAAAGGTGAGAGTTAAATACAATTCGAAAAAATACGCACATTAGAATGAAAACATAGAAAACAATTCTTTTTAAGGTTTTATTTAATCTTTACATAGAGGATAGAAAACTTCTATATTGTTTCTGTCAAAAGGAATCCGAACTAATGACTCATCCGATAATTTGTGTCTGGTGTATTGCTGAAGGTAAATAAGACAGATAAGATATTTCCTAAAATGCTTAAGTAAGTCACCCATCACCCATGAATATTGGTGTCAGTAGTAATAATGATACATTTATAACACGATTCCGCCCATTTTCTTTTTATCGAAGGCTACCTACAGTATAATATATTTGCTGATACgctggaaactcgccatatgaactatgactgtgtcggtgcgaggttaaccccaacaaaataaataaatgatacgcAACCGTCAGTTTTGGAAAAAGAGAACACAATCATGGGAACATAATTAGGTGAGATGTTCAATAAATCTAATTGCTAAAGTTTTCTAAGGCATTAAGCATGTATCAAAGAGTCATATATCAATtgagatttcaaaaaaaaaactcacctTGATTATCTATACAACTGTCAGAATTATCCAACCACGAAATtctaggcaatgtgcaaaatactTCACGAAAGTTTTGATACTAGAAATCGCACTGATGAACTTTGTACGTCTAAACGCTTAAAAGAACCTTATCTCATCCCAGTTCTATAATGAGCCAAACTCGTCAAACCCGTACTTTGtactatattttgaaatattttgtaaccaATTTAGTTCACCGTCTATTAATGAAGTGATTAGCTACAttagagccgcgccatgagaaaaccaacttagtgcatttgcgaccagcatggatccagaccagactacGCATTCGTGCAGTCttgtcagggtccatgctgttcgctttcaaagcctattgcaatcacaggggttcggctcatgcctataagaaaaacacaaGGGGAATAATTTCATTTAGAGCAAAGTTTTATGTCCCTTCAGTTTTGCGCTTGCTGTATTTTCTCTAAAGGAATAATTTCTAAAACTATATATGTCATTTGTTGTCTATTAAATTCTGCGCATGATGGTACCAAATTTTCTTACATGCGTGCTAGCAAACGCGAGAAAACTGTATCCGAACTTTCAACAATGTTCCGAAATATTGTAGTCGACGGAGACCGTGTCCAAACTGAAGCAACGAGTGAACTTCACTAAAACAACTTTAGATCGATATATGTGGACAAAGGTAGGTCACGAGCGAATTCGCAACAATATTTGATCACTATTTATCCCTCTATGGAAGCTCCGGGGAAGATGCAATTCTGTATTGTTTTTTGATCGCCCGTGTTTTCCGTGTTTTCATTTACATACATCCATATTGTTGAAATCAAATCGAGACTGACACACCTCCAGCATCCAGTTGTATTATTGGCTGATCCGTATACATGACAGCCATTATGGACGCGTATGAATGAAAATTCAGCGATAAAAAAACAAAGCAGAATTGCATCTTCATCGGAGCTTTCGTGTAAGAGGTAAAGGGATAAATAGTTATCAAACATTGTTGTGCATTAGCTTGTAACCTACCTGTATCCGAATCTATCGCTGTAAAGTTGTTTTAGTGGAGTTCCATCGTTGCTCGAGTTTGGACACGGTCTCCTACGACTACAATATTTCGGAACATTGTTGAAAGTTCGGATGCAGTTTTCTCGCGTTTGCTAGCACGCATGTGAGAAAGTTTGGTACCATCGTACGCGAAATTCTATAGACAACAAATGacatatatagttttaaaaatatttatttataaaaaaatgcagCAAGCGAAAAACCGAAGGGACATAGAACTTTGCTCTAGGTGAAATGATTTCCCTTGTGTTTCTCTTATAGGGCcctggacctaggcatgagccgaacccctatgattgcagttagagaaacctttagcgaacagcatggatcctgaccagactgcatggatgcgcaggctggtctgcatccatgctggtcgcaaacgcactatgttggttttctcatggcatggctcattaatATATACGTACGATATTGGCATATCCATGAATGTCTAAAAGGGAGACCAGGGTGTCCATCTTTCTCAGCTTGATTAGCCTCCACGTCATCACAAACCGAGTCATCCCAAAACCCTGATGGTTCTAGCAACACACAATTCTCTTGAGCATGATTTGCATAGTTGTCTTTCCTGTTTGGGTCGAAGTTCGAGTATGTCAGGTGTGTGTCTGAATCAAAGAGCAAATATACATAGTGTCATTTACTATCATACAAACATACATAGTTGCACTAGTTCTACTTTGGTCAACAATCAAGTCAATATTTAAGCATTCGGCGTGGTCTATTTATATGTTACTAGTCAGTATTGTTTTTCTATCAAAAATTTCAACTTTAAAATAAGCATCACAGTCGTGCTCAAATAAATGAATGTTACTTGAATATGACTCTTAATAATTTATCTGTCAGTTCCTCAGTCAAACATCATTTACAGTTTGCATATTTCTCACGATAACAAATTCATATGTATAATACATATAGATTTCCTTAACTGGGTGCATAATCCTTTCCACGTAGTCTCAAATGGGGTGTTGCAAGTTGTAGCAATATAACAGTGTTATTATTTTAACATGCAGACAGTAGTAGTACAATAAAATGTGTATATCATTTAGTCCATCGTGGATGTTCGTTGGCGCTCTAGTAAATACAACGTAACTGACGTGTGACTAGAGCTCAAGTGCTTTACAGCAAAGAAtagaatctataagaagatcctttgaaagcaaccATGGCAAGTAAATTGtaagcagattcggtttgattgaacctgttcattagaggtaacgGAACGTGCAATACCACTCACGCTCCCTAACACCGCCTTAAGCGTAATTctattacaaatgtattgaatggattccatgattttaaaggaaaagaaaatatgaaatgaaaaaaaagtgtaCCGGACTCCCAATGATCGAAGCTCTCTTCTTTATCAACATCCTGCAGTCCAATCCAAACAGGGTGAGTATAACCTTCGTCAGACAACACTTTTGTAATGAATTGTTGTATGTCCTGTGTATAAATCTCGATTAACAGTCCGTTTAACCCATTACCTCTATCGTGGCAGTATTGGTTCGCTTCATACCAGTCCTGAACATAGAATACTAAATTCAAGATTTCTTCAAACAAAAGGACGATGACCGACCTAAAAGAAATAGCAACATACACACTTCAAAACGAGCATGCATTGCAGTTTACGTATGTATTGGTTTAcggtcactatgttaaataataaaagaaaatccaAACTTTGATATTGAGGACGTgaacaaaaatagcaaatgaaAATACACAGTAAGCATTTCATCGGAATAGTCAGTCGCTGCAGGATTCGTTTCCAGACTCAGGGGTCTttgttcttgaatttttcattttcaaaatagtttagaaacaaaatatgaaaagattCATAACTTTCTCAATTAAAAACAACTTCTAAAACTAAATGTTTTAGAAACGTATAACACATAGATTTAACATAACAACAAGATAACATTTTACTTAAAAGTAACTCTTTTATCCTTTGCTGTAGGTATATATAGAGTGCAAATGTTGTTTCATTAACCAGTAATATTAAATTTGGTTCGATAAATACGGTATGGTAGACGAAAAGAACGTTTGTAAATGTTTATTAAGTACTGTACCCCGTAACGTGGAACAAGTTCGTAGCAATACTGTTTATATTGTCTAATCAGGCTAGGGTCAGTTGAATCCGTTACAACACGTGGGCAGAGTTGCAGGTCACCTAAATATTAAAGACAATGATTTCGTTAATACACAATATTGTCAAGTTGGAAGTGCATCATTTAGATTAGTCGAcaaagtttacaaaataattgaaacaaatatatCTCTTACAGGTTAAATCGTAAAATACATATCTTTTCGAAACGTAatgcttttaaaattaattgcCTCTTTATCATCAAGGTAAAATATCAATGGAAATATCAATAAGGCTTAATTGACTATCAATCGTTTTCAAAACTTTTTCAGGTTGCATTTTGTACTTATTGTCAACTCTAAAAcgaattatatatattcaaaacacTAAATCATCCATGACTGAATGTTACAAAATCGGCTTTACTtagaaaaaattcaaatcatactTTGTAGTccgtaagtttttttttcaaatatttaactgaCCTGTCACATCTGTTATCAAGGCAGTAGATGCGAAGGTTGGCAGTGTTGTTGTCTGTCTTTTTGTAGTAGCTGatggtaaaataatatattttaatttgtacTTATGACTGAATGTTACAAAATCGGCTTTACTtagaaaaaattcaaatcatactTTGTAGTCcgtaagttttttttcaaatatttaactgaCCTGTCACATCTGTTATCAAGGCAGTAGATGCGAGGGTTGGCAGTGTTGTTGTCTGTCTTTTTGTAGTGGCTGatggtaaaataatatattttaatttggactttttatttgcaaagaaacatttatgtacacaaaataaaaagtaaaaaaaaatcacagaacGGAACATATCGCTTTAGAAATGTCATTTGCAAATTCGTCAACGAGGAATTGCTTGTTACCCCGAAATCATGTTTCTAATTACATGGCAGTGCTAATACAATATATGTTGATGTGTTTATCTTAAATGTAACAATTAACGCAGAAATATTTATGAGAAtctaaaataatcaaaacaaagTCTTTCCGAAATTAGTGCGATATTGGCATATGTATGAATATCTGAACGTCATATTGCGATCTTAAGAAACCCATCAGGTACTGATTTAGCAACTTCACGTCACAATTTGAATCATCATATTTTCCAGATGATTTCAATAGCTCATAATCTTCTTTCCTGTGGAGTTATAAATTACTCCCTCCACCACTCCCTCAGGTCGAACTTTCCATAATGGCTTACAACAGGCATAACTCTTGGCCAAATTCATACTACCATACAAACTAATCATAACAATCAAAACTATGATGAGCTGAACTCAGttcaaaatttttgttaaaatagaTAATTGCTGACTCAGTGGCAATAACTTTCACATACTGTATTGGCAGATCCAGGAATGGCGGAACGGGAGCCCTGGATGCCCATCACGTTCAGCCTGCTCAGCCTCCACATCATCACAGACTGAGTCATCCCAAAACCCTGATGGTTCTAACAACACACAATTCTCTTGAGCATGATTTGCGTAGTTATTTTTTCTGTTTGGATCAAAGTTTCCATATGTCAGAGGAGTAtctgaaaattttagaaaaagttattaTATCTCAAAGTTTTTAGTTGTAACACTTGTTAGCAAGACAAATTTCTATTTCGAATATCTTTTCATTTTCAGCCGCAACAATTTTTAAAGCATCTCAAAAATAGTTAAATACGGGTTAGTTGTAAATCagttaagtacatgtattatatttcgTGATCAACATCAATATTTCGTCTATTGTGTTATCCTCGTGGTCAAAACAATCAGGTTCAAATCTCCTTTGCGGTGTACAATTCTTCAATGTAGGGAAGTCATTAGCTGACATACGGAAGGTTGTACCAAGGTGTGCGCTCGTTCCTGAAATAATGCTAgcatgggcacctggggtcttctctACCATCGAAATCTTGAAAAGTCGCCATAACAACGTTGAATTAGGGTTACTCTAAATCAAGCAAAAACAGAAAGGTAAATTGTCATATATGTTTTCTTCAGAACAAGCAGCTGGCGAGTGAGAAGGGATTTTGCTGGGTTTCAAGACACACCTACACCTACACATTTTAGGACACATGGTGATTTCTAAGTATTTTATTACGACCCACGGTACCTCTCCCAGTAATGTGTAAAGCAGCTTAGAGCAACTGAGTGGAACAACCGACGTTATATCAGCTAGATAGATGTGTAAGAATTCTTCACCCTAAGTAATGTCATCGAACCTCAAAagcggtgaggagcaagtgatttgaattcagCGGCCTTTACAACTCTAATACTGAGGCCATGTGTCTGGTTTTTACTACGGAAAAGACATTTCATCTtaaagtgtaaaaaatcaaatatccTTTATATGGTAGCTTTAACCTGTTTCCCAATGGTCAAACGTTTCTTCTTTGTCCACATCCTGCAACCCGATCCACATGGGATGTATATAACCCTCTTCCTTCTGGAACTGCACAAGGAATTGCTGTATATCATCCGTATAGATCTCTACCAATGTACCATCTTTGCTGTGGCAGTCATTTAAAGCATCATACCAGTCCTAATGAgcattttgtgtattttgttttaGCGTGATATTTAGGC
It includes:
- the LOC123526268 gene encoding uncharacterized protein LOC123526268 isoform X1, giving the protein MNILDKMYCVRFICSWFVICFLTRIINADYSCLCNYQVETPVFGVQDASTSPVGYMYEFDCKPLATPNGLTTGWSAIMNENKIAFVRKGDGLNLQVCQGSVPSEDKVTTRPVNNLASTLMPIVTSTVAVTTRIASTTTTTVKVSIPVDTTPTTQTSFTTTPSTTTKAITTQTPTSVMANITTAGISTTMSKSATTMLKSTTSLSQTLSTLAQTKTSSSMKPISSVQYLHTTPEKGNLSLCPTDVTMTTDARWIRQYKDFCYEIVSNRYEDWYDALNDCHSKDGTLVEIYTDDIQQFLVQFQKEEGYIHPMWIGLQDVDKEETFDHWETDTPLTYGNFDPNRKNNYANHAQENCVLLEPSGFWDDSVCDDVEAEQAERDGHPGLPFRHSWICQYTTTKRQTTTLPTLASTALITDVTATTKRQTTTLPTFASTALITDVTGDLQLCPRVVTDSTDPSLIRQYKQYCYELVPRYGDWYEANQYCHDRGNGLNGLLIEIYTQDIQQFITKVLSDEGYTHPVWIGLQDVDKEESFDHWESDTHLTYSNFDPNRKDNYANHAQENCVLLEPSGFWDDSVCDDVEANQAEKDGHPGLPFRHSWICQYPIHQTQIIG
- the LOC123526268 gene encoding uncharacterized protein LOC123526268 isoform X2; this translates as MNILDKMYCVRFICSWFVICFLTRIINADYSCLCNYQVETPVFGVQDASTSPVGYMYEFDCKPLATPNGLTTGWSAIMNENKIAFVRKGDGLNLQVCQGSVPSEDKVTTRPVNNLASTLMPIVTSTVAVTTRIASTTTTTVKVSIPVDTTPTTQTSFTTTPSTTTKAITTQTPTSVMANITTAGISTTMSKSATTMLKSTTSLSQTLSTLAQTKTSSSMKPISSVQYLHTTPEKGNLSLCPTDVTMTTDARWIRQYKDFCYEIVSNRYEDWYDALNDCHSKDGTLVEIYTDDIQQFLVQFQKEEGYIHPMWIGLQDVDKEETFDHWETDTPLTYGNFDPNRKNNYANHAQENCVLLEPSGFWDDSVCDDVEAEQAERDGHPGLPFRHSWICQYTTTKRQTTTLPTFASTALITDVTGDLQLCPRVVTDSTDPSLIRQYKQYCYELVPRYGDWYEANQYCHDRGNGLNGLLIEIYTQDIQQFITKVLSDEGYTHPVWIGLQDVDKEESFDHWESDTHLTYSNFDPNRKDNYANHAQENCVLLEPSGFWDDSVCDDVEANQAEKDGHPGLPFRHSWICQYPIHQTQIIG
- the LOC123526268 gene encoding uncharacterized protein LOC123526268 isoform X3, producing the protein MNILDKMYCVRFICSWFVICFLTRIINADYSCLCNYQVETPVFGVQDASTSPVGYMYEFDCKPLATPNGLTTGWSAIMNENKIAFVRKGDGLNLQVCQGSVPSEDKVTTRPVNNLASTLMPIVTSTVAVTTRIASTTTTTVKVSIPVDTTPTTQTSFTTTPSTTTKAITTQTPTSVMANITTAGISTTMSKSATTMLKSTTSLSQTLSTLAQTKTSSSMKPISSVQYLHTTPEKGNLSLCPTDVTMTTDARWIRQYKDFCYEIVSNRYEDWYDALNDCHSKDGTLVEIYTDDIQQFLVQFQKEEGYIHPMWIGLQDVDKEETFDHWETDTPLTYGNFDPNRKNNYANHAQENCVLLEPSGFWDDSVCDDVEAEQAERDGHPGLPFRHSWICQYTTTKRQTTTLPTLASTALITDVTGDLQLCPRVVTDSTDPSLIRQYKQYCYELVPRYGDWYEANQYCHDRGNGLNGLLIEIYTQDIQQFITKVLSDEGYTHPVWIGLQDVDKEESFDHWESDTHLTYSNFDPNRKDNYANHAQENCVLLEPSGFWDDSVCDDVEANQAEKDGHPGLPFRHSWICQYPIHQTQIIG